A single region of the Procambarus clarkii isolate CNS0578487 chromosome 94, FALCON_Pclarkii_2.0, whole genome shotgun sequence genome encodes:
- the LOC123747296 gene encoding Golgi to ER traffic protein 4 homolog, protein MAQGSRGIARVLDKLKSSVEEGRYYEAHQMYRTLYFRYCSQQKYSEVLDLLYDGASLLLIHDQQTSGADLALLMLDVLEKSKTEPTEEQITQIANLFSLLNHGTPERHQYLVRAVKWSCGETHKLGHPRLHQLLAQTLWKEKNYGSARYHYLRSEDGGGCADMLVELHLLRGYPSEVDLFLTQAVLQYLCLQKKVAASEVFETYTKKHPNITKQRGPPFLLPLLNFLWLLLSTIESGKVAYFTVLCEQYQPSLKRDPTYREYLDRIGQLFFNLPAPRPQHGPGGIFGNLLQGLLGGGLGDDDSEDEGTMGGSSSSHPMAAEELD, encoded by the exons ATGgcacagggcagcagaggcatagCTCGAGTCTTGGATAAATTAAAATCTTCGGTAGAAGAAGGAAGATATTATGAAGCTCATCAGATGTACAGAACGTTGTACTTCAG ATACTGCAGTCAACAGAAGTACAGTGAGGTTCTAGATCTCTTATATGATGGTGCATCACTTCTTTTAATTCATGATCAA CAAACAAGTGGTGCAGACCTAGCTCTTTTAATGCTGGATGTGCTTGAGAAGTCCAAAACAGAACCAACAGAAGAACAGATAACTCAAATAGCCAA TTTATTTAGTCTCTTAAATCATGGAACACCTGAACGTCATCAGTATCTAGTTCGAGCAGTGAAGTGGTCATGTGGAGAGACGCACAAACTTGGCCACCCAAGATTGCATCAACTTCTTGCACAGACATTATGGAAAG AGAAAAACTATGGGTCAGCACGATACCACTACCTGCGGTCAGAGGATGGAGGTGGCTGTGCGGACATGCTGGTGGAACTTCATTTATTAAGAGGCTACCCTTCAGAAGTGGATCTCTTTCTTACACAGGCCGTCCTTCA gtatttgtgtctgcagaaaaaGGTGGCAGCATCAGAGGTGTTTGAGACTTACACCAAAAAACACCCAAACATCACTAAGCAGCGTGGGCCACCTTTTCTCCTGCCCCTTCTGAACTTTTTGTGGCTTCTGCTTTCAACTATTGAAAG TGGGAAGGTGGCCTACTTTACAGTCTTGTGTGAACAGTATCAACCTAGTTTAAAGAGAGATCCTACCTACCGTGAGTACTTGGATCGCATTGGACAACTCTTCTTCAATTTACCAGCACCCAGACCCCAGCATGGTCCAGGGGGAATTTTTG GAAATCTGCTGCAGGGGCTACTTGGCGGAGGTCTCGGAGATGATGATTCTgaagatgaaggaacgatgggtgGATCATCCTCATCACATCCCATGGCAGCTGAGGAGCTGGACTAA